The genomic stretch CCTTAAAGCAAATTAAGAAATTCAGgatttgtaacacacacacaccctactgtCTCTGCCTGTTCATGGTACCCTACGTCCCCCATCACTCTTCCTCTTAGTACTTCATCCATTCTCATTTGCACTTACTAATTCAGTTAGGTCTATGCCATATATGGAAACCTTATGGAAACATAGTGATACACATTTGCCCACTTCACTTTAAAAGGTGatttttattttcctctccctcttcccttcttAGTCGTCCAAAGCCACTGCTGAGCGCAAGTCTCTGCCCAAACCTCTGGGCTTCGAGGGCGAGTCCAGCAGCCTGGGCGGCGAGCCGTCTGAGCGGGGCCTTCACGGCCAGGAGGTGGAGCTGGGTCATGGCCAGGGAGAGTGCCTGATGGGCGGCTCCGAGGTGGAGGACTCGCCCTCAGCGCTGCTGTCCCGCCGGACGGCCATGTCGCAGTTTGAGGGGAAAGCGCTGGGCCTGGACAAAGCCATTCTGCACTGTATAGACTGCTGTGGTAAGTGGACACAGTCCATTCCTTAACTTCAGCATGTACGGGCACACCGATGTGATGAGAGCGTTGGAAAAAATGAATGTTCtgaagaatatctgggttcatggAATTCATCATGGAATTTCAGACCCTTATAATTATGTTTTTTGGGGGAtttttatggatttttttgttaGAACGTTACAAACTCTGCTCCCTAAGGGTTTTTATTATCTACTTTATTTTCTTCCTAGTTCTAAATAAAACATATGGACCTttatataactgtgtgtgtgtgtgtgtttgcagcgtCTGACGAGACCAAGCGCAAGATGTACAGCTCCAtcctggtggtggggggaggccTTCTGTTCCATGGTGCCCAGGAGTTCCTGCAGCACCGCATCCTCAATAAGATGCCCCCATCGTTCCGTCGCGTGGTGGAGAACGTGGAGGTCATCACACGGCCAAaggtgtctgacacacacacacacacacacacacacacacatgcacacacacacacgcatacacacacacacacacacacacacacacatgcacacacacacacacacacacacacacacacatacacacacatgcacacacacacacgcacacacacacacacacacacacacacacacacacacacacacacacacacacacacacacgcacacacacacacacgcacacacatgcacacacacacacacacacacacacacacacacacacacacacacgcacacacacacacacacatacacacacatgcacacacacacacgcacacacacacacacacacacacacacacacacacacacacacacacacacatacacacacatgcgcacacacacacacacacacacacacacacacacacacacacacacacacactcacacactcagactgacACAGTAAGCATCTGAGAAAAGTTTAGTCTCAAGTCTAGATTTGAAACTGGCTACAGTTGGAGCAACTTGATATCAAGTTTGATGTGATCCGAAAGTTGGTTCCAGAGCTGAACTTCATAGCaactaaaagctgcttcaccatgtgAAGTTCTACTTAACTTTTACTAATTTACTAAGTGTTTCTCCTGAAACCTGTGTGCACTGCTAAAGCATGTCTGCTAGGTAATTGGTCCGGTTCCATTTCGTGATTTGTAAACAAGCAGaagtcaattctgtgacttacaGGAAGCCAATGCGTGGTTGCGGTAATGTGCGGTAATGTGGTCAGCTCTTTTCATTTTCGTGAGAACCCTACCAGCTGCCTTTTGTATAATCTTAAACTGTTTGTCTCTTTAGGAAGGCCTGTAAAAAGCCCATTGCACGTTCTACAGTAAATCCTGTTTTGACATGCTTCATGTGgttgttgaaatttagatcactgtcaatCGGTCTCTGACAGTTACGTTTTATTTATCATTGTGACGTCTACGAGCTGCCATTTGGTAGGTATTCCGAGGACCGATACACTGTGACAGTGGGCGGCAACTCTGAAGCACAGTGAAGTAGCAAAGAGTAGTCTAGGCCTATCTGCTATTTTTTCTGTAGCGGAAACCAAATGGGCAAAAACAGACAACGAGAGATGATACCATATAGAGACAAGCTCTACAAAGATGCCAGAGACCGCTATTTTGAGAAATTGTtgtctaccgtaatttcctgactattagccgcggcttatacattgattttgcaaaatttcttcagctgtgaggttgataaaggggggcagttaatatggtgttaatatggttttgtttcttttaacttgcggcttatacacaatgcggcctaAATGCGGGAGATTATTGTATTAATAATGTCGATCCATCGTAAACATTGTAGTAGCACACAACTGTAGATACTGAATGAACAGAGCACAAGGGTTGAAACATCAACCCTAAAATCATTATAACAAAGCATCTTGGGCATTTTGTTGTACAAAGGAGCTTTCAGTTTTTGTTGAGTTGGTATCACTACTTCCCCTTTTACTCTGGTTTTGCTCTCAGTTCAACCAAGGAAAACACACCTGACCACAGAAGGGgattacatagggggtcaaatacttccttccccctagcatttaggaagaacattttatttatttacgatacattcttcaatcacaaagaaaattgatgtacAAATTGGTGTACaaattatgattttatattcctctttttaggcaactttagcatggtatcaaatacattttctccccactgtaatTCATGGAggtggctacaccagacgtgaagGCAGCAGACGCATTAGAAACTAACCGGTCTCCTAAAACTGTTTTTATACATGTTTTGCTCTCCCGGTGTTACCCCGCTGTCAGACTGACTGAGTTTCTGATCCTCTCCCAAGGATATGGATCCGCGGCTGATACCCTGGAAGGGCGGAGCAGTGCTGGCCTGTCTAGACACCACCCAGGAGATGTGGATTCACCAGTGCGAGTGGCAGCGCTTTGGGGTCCGGATGCTCAGGGAGAGGGCAGCATTTGTCTGGTGACCCCAGTATACGAattgtgtgcgtatgtctgagtgtctgtctctcctgactgtgtgtcttttctgtgtgtgtatgtatgtgagattgagagaaagagattagaAACATTTAGCCTGTTTTTGATGTGAAAAGGTTTTTTGTACAGTATTTGGaaaaaatatgaataaaaaTCAAGCTTGACAGTCTGGTTATTTTTCTGTCAGTTCTGATAGTCATGAATACTTCTACAGAAATGCGCTTTTGGAAAATATCCCTAATCTGATGAACCACCCACATGGGGTCAGATTATCAAGCAAAGCACGCTGAGTGGAGCTGCAGTATCCTGTTTTTAAAGTtcagtggtggtgtggtgtggtgtggcaccTGCCTCTGCTTCCTGCCTTCCATGAAGTCTTATGAGACTGATCTCCCTAAGATAAATGACCGTGCCAACCTCTGGAGGTGATCCTGCGAGTAAAATGCAAAGCTTAGTGCCCCTTCACAGCATTGTTCAGATGGCGTGTGTGATTTCTAGCCAGCTGCAGCTAAATTAGGATGATCTTCGGATAGCAAATAAGAGGATACTgtgccctccacaattattgacACCCCTGGTTAAGTTGACTAGATCCATATTTAGGTGATTCACAATGAACACAATCAGGAAAATCCACCCTTGAAGGGAAGCAAATGTATTACTTTATTTTTATAAAGATGATTTCAACAAAAAGACATATGGCATGATTATTGGCACCCATATATGTAGTAATATTCTCCCAAGACATCCCTTAACTTTGGAGAAATCCAAGCTAAGTATTTGAGACCATTCCTAGATCATCCAGACTCCTGGATTGTCACTGCATTCTCCTCTTTGACTCCCCTCACTGTGGTTCTATCAAGTTAAGATACATTTTTCATCTGGACATGTGCTTTTCCTTGACCTGCTGTGCTGAGTGATCCAATCATAGCCCACTTTTAGTGTCTAGGCAGCCAGGGATTTCCAGACATATTGTTTTGTGTAAAGTTCATGATATtctataggctgggtgaaccctgcctgacctgccagtgaatttggatttcgcccggcagctcaggctggaaacctgcacatctatctcctctgttccctgccagaacctttggctccaatcacaaactagcttatccaaaagatgcactggatcgttggtctgattggttgaaggactatctaagcgtacggagtcatgattcaaacgatgccaatagagctcgacagtcccgcggCCCACCCCTCCTCCAAGAGAGCATGCCTCTCCTGCAGTAGAAATAatgcgcagactccccatactaatgttcaatcttaaaagattgatctttagtatggtgatagccagactgatACTCTACACATTTTCAAACAAGTACCTACTTTGTAAAGCCATTCCCGACTTACAAAAGTGAATATTTTCCTATCTTCCTATTTTCCTTTCGTATCATTGAGAGATTACAACAAATACCAGGTGTTCCAATAActgtggagggcactgtatatggcAGTGGCATCGGTTTTACATAAATAGTTTTATTTATCAAAATCATAAAAACATGTAACAGAAgacaatataaatatatttgtaaCAGAAAATATGATCCATATTGAAATACAATGGAAACAATGTGAACATGTGAAAACTACTAACACGTAAAATCAGAAGTATTCTTGCAATATCAAACAGCCCCATACACCCAATATTATGTCCTGTCAGATGAATTAAACATGAAATGAGAGTAAGAAAAACTAGTCAGAATAAAGTGATATTTGGGGAGGTCATTCACCTTCCACGACAAtggtcctaaacatactgccaaaagaacaaagcagtggcttaaggatatgAAGGTGATGTCCTGGAGTGGCCAAGTCAGAGCCCCGACTGAAATCCTATAGAACATCTGTGGATTGaattgaagagagcagtccattgccgttccccacagaatttgactgaatttgaacaattctgcaaAGAAGATTGCcataatgaaagcaaaaggaagctctaccaAGTATTAAATCAGGTGTATGATGACTttcccaaccctgttattctagtttttcattgtTTATTAATTTTCAAAACTGTTGGTCTTTTTCCCCCCATTATTTTGATGTATagcatttgtaaataaaactggaaaaatgcttttttaaaaatgggttttgatttcaggctgtaactatttcaaaggggtatgatgactttctataggcactgtatgtaagTCAGTTTGGACATGTGAAACAAAAGCCCTCTTTTAGTGCTCCAGGCAGCCAGGGTGACCTCTGCTCGTCACTATATAGCACTGGGTATgaatatatacagtggggagaataagtatttgaacctattagcctgtttgatgctcattgagctcaatgcaaataaacaggctaataggctggAAAAAAAGACCATGCcaatctagctatggtgaagggtatgtgataatgtggggctgtttaaattccaaaggccaagggaactttatcaggatacataatatcctggatccatgaaatagctgacCTTTAACAATGAAAACATATTAAAagaaatcctcctgctcctatgggaatttaacaaaggggtcaaatacttatgccccctgtatttaaggaagaacatttatttatatttacgatacattcgtCAGTCAGaaagacaattggtgtcctGAGCGGTCTGAGTTTTACTGATTTTTTGAATGAAGGCATTAAGAACAATTGACAAAAGATGATtgtatattcctctttttagtcaacttatgcatgggttcaaatacttgaATACTTGTCATCCCCTCCTGATGTATCGTGTGTGCCTGATGCCTCAGACTGTGACAATTTGGAGAGCCTCCCCTTTGCAGGACTTGGATTGCGCCCATTGCTCCAGCTGCTGCACCACCTCCTTCAGTTTGTCCAGAGCTGTGTCTGAGTCCTGCCAccgcctccccccaccccaccaggaCCTCAGCCACGGGGCCCCCACAGGCGTGCGTCCTGCACAGAGGCCGTGGAGGAGCTTCTGGAGGTCCTCGAGCAGGGCGAAGGAGCGGCAGCCCCTCAGCTCCACGGGCACGCTGCTCCTCGCGGCCGTCTTGCCCAGGCGGACCACCCACAGCTTGGACTGACTGAGCATCTTGAGCGCCAAGGGGTAGAGCTCGTAAGCCGAAGCGGGTACCGTGTGCTCAACCTGAGAGGGAGTGAGCAGCTTTCCCATGGACTCGTCTACCATGGGAGAGAGATGCACATGTTAGCAAGACAGAGCTATGGGAAATGGGCCAAGAGAcaagtccagtgtgtgtgactgcaatCACTACAGTATACAACAGTACTACAATACTACATTACAACATTTTAATCACTCTATTAGTACAGTAAATTGATATATAAAATGTGTCACAGTTTGTAGCACTCCAATGATAAGGCCTACTGTCTATATGATATGCTAAtgccctgctgtgtgtttgatgaCATTTCTAAAGCCATTGGTACCCAGGTGTGTGGCGTGGCCAGGCAGCACGACGAGGACCCTGTTGGCGCTCTCGGCGACGGTGTGCAGCCAGCGGAGTGTGCCCAGCTCGGCCAGCCGGCCCCGCTGCCACACGTCGATGGCCACGCTGCAGGCGCCGCCGCTCTGCAGGAAGTCAGCCAGCGCCAGCACCGCCCGCTGGAACACGCCGTCAACGGCCGGGTACACCATTAGCACCGACACAGGAACCACCTCAGGGGTCACCTTAGACAGGCTTCCCGAGTGAGCCACATCTGGACAAAgttcacaaaacaaaacaaagagaaagtcacacactcatttatactGTGAGATTACTGTAACATTTTGTTACATTGTAACAAAGCATGTATTACTTATTATTATATAATGCCCGGTGGAGTGTAACAGTGCCACAAAAATCAAGCAATCTGCGTTAGTTTTGGCAGGCCGCATGGTCAAGCCCACTGTCAGCTGTTAGTTTCTTATTGGCTATTTTCTATGGCTAAAATAGATTGTTGTGTTCTAACTTTCTACAAGTCAGTATATCTTGGATACTAGGATATACCAGATAATGAGGGAAGAAGGGAAGCCAAAGGCTGGCCAAGAACTGTGCAGTGGGGGTCCTACTGAGGACCAGGGAAACTCACAGAGGCCGACTCCAATGGCAAACGCCAGCAACATGGCCAGCATGACCAGTGACACGATCCAAGAAGCGCCGGACTCTTCCGGTGGCTCTGCGTGATGAAATGAAGGTGAGCTATGAAGTCAACACAATCTcaagtgaaatgaaaaaggCTGTGTCAGACAACTTGCATACTCACCTGTCAGTGTGACTACATCTTTACAAGGGAAAGTAGAAGATTGTAATTAATGACACGCAAATAAAATTAAACGAATGACTGAGGAGaatcccttggggatcaataaagtatctatataTCTAAAATGTTTCCGTAATTATCGGAGAGAGATCATTGACTCACCAGAGGGCTGCCTGGTGGTTCCTGGAATGAACGGATTTTATGATATTAACAATCCCGCCATCATTTTATTAAGCCACACCTGAGTTAGTGCTTTAATTGTCAGTTCCAACTGTTAATTCTCACTGTCAAATGTACTCTTACCTTTAAATCTTCTGCATGTGGGATGGCTCATCATAATGATGTTGTCACAACCTGAGACACATTAAATGAacgagagatagtgtgtgtgattcattGTGCATCTGTATCAATTGATAAGCAAACACATCATTGACCAAAGCAAACTGGACTGCTACCTGGAGTGGATATCTTGTTATGTCTTGTTATTAGTGTTTCAGATCCGTATGGTGGTTCTGGCAAGTTATGTGCCACTATGAAGTAGTGATAATCAGGTTCAGCATGGGCTGTGTAGCTGAACCACAGCTATGaatcaagcaaacaaacaactaaAATGAGAACAATATTAGGAGCAAATTTGACCCATTTGAGATaatcaattaaattcaatttgtATAACATACCACATCTGCATCCCTTATAGAAACACTCTTGAATGATGGGTTATACTGACAGTAGAATCTAACTTCTGCTGACACATCAAGCTCTAGCCCAATCAGAGTATTAATGCTTGCTGTATGGAAATAAAGCAGGCATGTATATATCTTGAGTTGTAATCCTGTGATTTAGAGAGGCAAGTGAGACGAAATggatagcctataggctacaatacATTTTGTCAGACTGATCTTACCATCTACTTTGACAGCCCAGGATATATTTAGCATTGGTCCCTCATCAGTGGAGATGAGCGCTACTCTCAGATTGTGTAAAATGGATGGGTGGCTCTCATACTCGTCATAGGCTCCAGGAGGCACTGGGTAGAATAGTGATGTGTTAGAGATCCACTCATATACAGATTAAAACATGCACATTGTGGATGCATATAAACTCAGCACAAAAAATAAGGACATTTGTGTTTGGTAGATTATTTCTCTGTGGTAACAATGCTTTTTGGGAATACATCCTACAACTTTGGAAAGCCAATTTCAAATGATTCCCCATAAGGAACATGCACTTGTGGGATGAGCAGTAGAGTTGAGTATGTGAGTTGCACCAATGAAACATTTGCCATATCGCCTCTGCCAATCCTAAACAGTTTATTCTGCCATTGACACATTTGGTGTTTGGTGGATTGGATGATTGAAGTTTGAAGAAACAAGACATACTGGCAATTTAACAATGATATTAATTTCACAAACAGGAGCATCAGTAGTGTGTGGAAGAACCATacacagccacaacagcttggcacctcagTGCTGACAGAGTGGGGAAATGGCCCTCTTGGGGTGTCATCTTCTTGGGACGCCCACTTTGCCGCCTGTCTTTGGCATCCCCCGTTATATGGAACTTGGCCTTAAGTTTGGAGATGGTAGCCTACTAGCGCTCTCCCCAAATAATGCCACAACTTGGTTTTGTGAAACACCAGCTTGAAGTTGCTTTATAGCAATGACCCTGTCCAGATCAGTCAAATGTGGCATGACGATTCATAGAGCAGAAACTTACTGACTGTAGCTGTACTTACAGTAGTTAGGCCCCATGCTCACAGGTGCTGCCAGTCAGATGCCAATCTGGCACCTCATTGGCAGCACCTGAGGGTACCAGGAGGGTACTATCTCAAAACAAGTGTcaaggggggcgctgtggcgcagcaggctacagcgcccgtaccatttacgggtccgagtgcccatggggacccaggttcaaatccggcctgcggtcatatcccaatcccaccccatctctctctcccacttgtttcctgtctacctcttcactgtcctatataataaaggcaaaaaggccaaaaatatatactttaaaaaaaaacaagtgtcaATAGCAACAGCAAGATAACCTGTTTGGCTATGGCAGAGAAGATTTGGCAAATTTGTCATGGGTTCAACCCACATACTCAGTGCTGCTGTTAATCCCACAAATGCATGTCCTTTACAAATGGGGCACTATTTGATATGGAACTGAACAGGCTTTCCAAAAGTATGTATTGCCAAAAAACATTGTTGAAAAATATTCTGCCAAACAGAAATGTCTTTACTATTTGTGCTACATTTGTTTAAAGTGTCCTACACTGGATTCCCTTCAGGCATTAAGCTTTCAATTTTCTTGAggatttttttcattaaactgtgagtgtgtgagcatgagctTGAAGCCAATGAAAATAAGAATAACTATCAAGTCAACTGGAGATAAGCTACagacaagtaaacaaacatggaaataataaatCCAACTTACCTTCAGAACCACAGGTTACATTCTAAATAGAGAATTCATAAAATAATTCAGTGTAGCACATTACATAATATTAAGCACAAAGTGTTTTCAAGAAGCTTTATTGAGAACGAATCACAGTCAGTGCTTCATTAGGttgtttttcatgtttcataTTACAGTAAGTTAGTGTATAGCCAAAACAAACTGTAAAAACACTTACTATCTGAGAAGAGCTTGAGACCACAATGGCTGAATCAGTTGAATCCAAGAAAATGGATTCACTGGGTTTAGGCTGCCTGGTGGTTCCTGGAATGATCGGATTTTAAGATATTAACAATCCCGCCATCATTttattggttatggttatggttatggttatttagcagacgcctttgtccaaagcgacatacaaataaataacaatacaaattaaataacagtgaacaattacaaaaagggagaatagcaatattatcaataaaacaataaattaagcactaacctaatgagaaataaaacaatgaaatgagaatagcaatcaaataagtcactcagttaattatataataacaataactatagcatggtaaggctaaatgtaaggacaatagcagaataaatgtcaaattctaacaatggacaaattataacaaaacaatactaatatacaaaccataacacataacaaacgctcaaaagactaagtgcatattaaacaaatatgccttaagacccctcttgaaagatccaaaactgttgctggaacggagagcactgggcaactcattccaccaacacggaaccactgaagaataggatctacagtttgacctagcatgaatggcttgtcgacataacagacgctcctcagaagatcgcaatgggcggttgggaatgtacatcttgatcaagaactgaagtagctaggagcagatccagtcagtgtcctataggccagagtgagagatttaaatttaattctggctactatagggagccagtggagagtaactaggagaggggttacatgtgtcctctttggctgattgaagaccagtcgtgctgcagcattctgaatcaactgtagtggtcttaatacgcaagcaggtaggccagctaacagggaattgcagtagtccagcttggagataaccattgcctgtacaagaagctgagtggaatcttgtgtcagataaggtctgatcttcctaatgttgtacagggtataccgacatgactttgcaattgaggcaacatgctcagagaaagtaagttggtcatca from Sardina pilchardus chromosome 7, fSarPil1.1, whole genome shotgun sequence encodes the following:
- the LOC134087875 gene encoding interleukin-17 receptor B isoform X5, yielding MGFRCLHRHWISIWSLITLVWSFSLPNISSSSSVILAGRHKADSAILVSSSSQINVTCGPEVPDEAYDEYDSHPSILHDLRVAIISTDEGPMLNISWAVKVDASINTLIGLQLDVSAEETFYCQYNPSFKSVSIRDADVLWFSYTVQAEPDDHYVIVAHNSPEPPIGSETLITRQASISTPGCDNIIMMSHPTCSRFKGTTRQPKPSESIFLDSTDSAIVVSSSSQINVTCGSEVPPGAYDEYESHPSILHNLRVALISTDEGPMLNISWAVKVDGCDNIIMMSHPTCRRFKEPPEESGASWIVSLVMLAMLLAFAIGVGLYVAHSGSLSKVTPEVVPVSVLMVYPAVDGVFQRAVLALADFLQSGGACSVAIDVWQRGRLAELGTLRWLHTVAESANRVLVVLPGHATHLDESMGKLLTPSQVEHTVPASAYELYPLALKMLSQSKLWVVRLGKTAARSSVPVELRGCRSFALLEDLQKLLHGLCAGRTPVGAPWLRSWWGGGRRWQDSDTALDKLKEVVQQLEQWAQSKSCKGEALQIVTV
- the LOC134087875 gene encoding interleukin-17 receptor B isoform X4 encodes the protein MGFRCLHRHWISIWSLITLVWSFSLPNISSSSSVILAGRHKADSAILVSSSSQINVTCGPEVPDEAYDEYDSHPSILHDLRVAIISTDEGPMLNISWAVKVDASINTLIGLQLDVSAEETFYCQYNPSFKSVSIRDADVLWFSYTVQAEPDDHYVIVAHNSPEPPIGSETLITRQASISTPGCDNIIMMSHPTCSRFKGTTRQPKPSESIFLDSTDSAIVVSSSSQINVTCGSEVPPGAYDEYESHPSILHNLRVALISTDEGPMLNISWAVKVDGCDNIIMMSHPTCRRFKGTTRQPSDVVTLTEPPEESGASWIVSLVMLAMLLAFAIGVGLYVAHSGSLSKVTPEVVPVSVLMVYPAVDGVFQRAVLALADFLQSGGACSVAIDVWQRGRLAELGTLRWLHTVAESANRVLVVLPGHATHLDESMGKLLTPSQVEHTVPASAYELYPLALKMLSQSKLWVVRLGKTAARSSVPVELRGCRSFALLEDLQKLLHGLCAGRTPVGAPWLRSWWGGGRRWQDSDTALDKLKEVVQQLEQWAQSKSCKGEALQIVTV
- the LOC134087875 gene encoding interleukin-17 receptor B isoform X2, which encodes MGFRCLHRHWISIWSLITLVWSFSLPNISSSSSVILGRHKADSAILVSSSSQINVTCGPEVPDEAYDEYDSHPSILHDLRVAIISTDEGPMLNISWAVKVDASINTLIGLQLDVSAEETFYCQYNPSFKSVSIRDADVLWFSYTVQAEPDDHYVIVAHNSPEPPIGSETLITRQASISTPGCDNIIMMSHPTCSRFKGTTRQPKPSESIFLDSTDSAIVVSSSSQINVTCGSEVPPGAYDEYESHPSILHNLRVALISTDEGPMLNISWAVKVDASINTLIGLELDVSAEVRFYCQYNPSFKSVSIRDADVLWFSYTAHAEPDYHYFIVAHNLPEPPYGSETLITRHNKISTPGCDNIIMMSHPTCRRFKGTTRQPSDVVTLTEPPEESGASWIVSLVMLAMLLAFAIGVGLYVAHSGSLSKVTPEVVPVSVLMVYPAVDGVFQRAVLALADFLQSGGACSVAIDVWQRGRLAELGTLRWLHTVAESANRVLVVLPGHATHLDESMGKLLTPSQVEHTVPASAYELYPLALKMLSQSKLWVVRLGKTAARSSVPVELRGCRSFALLEDLQKLLHGLCAGRTPVGAPWLRSWWGGGRRWQDSDTALDKLKEVVQQLEQWAQSKSCKGEALQIVTV
- the LOC134087875 gene encoding interleukin-17 receptor B isoform X3; translation: MGFRCLHRHWISIWSLITLVWSFSLPNISSSSSVILAGRHKADSAILVSSSSQINVTCGPEVPDEAYDEYDSHPSILHDLRVAIISTDEGPMLNISWAVKVDASINTLIGLQLDVSAEETFYCQYNPSFKSVSIRDADVLWFSYTVQAEPDDHYVIVAHNSPEPPIGSETLITRQASISTPGCDNIIMMSHPTCSRFKGTTRQPKPSESIFLDSTDSAIVVSSSSQINVTCGSEVPPGAYDEYESHPSILHNLRVALISTDEGPMLNISWAVKVDASINTLIGLELDVSAEVRFYCQYNPSFKSVSIRDADVLWFSYTAHAEPDYHYFIVAHNLPEPPYGSETLITRHNKISTPGCDNIIMMSHPTCRRFKEPPEESGASWIVSLVMLAMLLAFAIGVGLYVAHSGSLSKVTPEVVPVSVLMVYPAVDGVFQRAVLALADFLQSGGACSVAIDVWQRGRLAELGTLRWLHTVAESANRVLVVLPGHATHLDESMGKLLTPSQVEHTVPASAYELYPLALKMLSQSKLWVVRLGKTAARSSVPVELRGCRSFALLEDLQKLLHGLCAGRTPVGAPWLRSWWGGGRRWQDSDTALDKLKEVVQQLEQWAQSKSCKGEALQIVTV
- the LOC134087875 gene encoding interleukin-17 receptor B isoform X1 → MGFRCLHRHWISIWSLITLVWSFSLPNISSSSSVILAGRHKADSAILVSSSSQINVTCGPEVPDEAYDEYDSHPSILHDLRVAIISTDEGPMLNISWAVKVDASINTLIGLQLDVSAEETFYCQYNPSFKSVSIRDADVLWFSYTVQAEPDDHYVIVAHNSPEPPIGSETLITRQASISTPGCDNIIMMSHPTCSRFKGTTRQPKPSESIFLDSTDSAIVVSSSSQINVTCGSEVPPGAYDEYESHPSILHNLRVALISTDEGPMLNISWAVKVDASINTLIGLELDVSAEVRFYCQYNPSFKSVSIRDADVLWFSYTAHAEPDYHYFIVAHNLPEPPYGSETLITRHNKISTPGCDNIIMMSHPTCRRFKGTTRQPSDVVTLTEPPEESGASWIVSLVMLAMLLAFAIGVGLYVAHSGSLSKVTPEVVPVSVLMVYPAVDGVFQRAVLALADFLQSGGACSVAIDVWQRGRLAELGTLRWLHTVAESANRVLVVLPGHATHLDESMGKLLTPSQVEHTVPASAYELYPLALKMLSQSKLWVVRLGKTAARSSVPVELRGCRSFALLEDLQKLLHGLCAGRTPVGAPWLRSWWGGGRRWQDSDTALDKLKEVVQQLEQWAQSKSCKGEALQIVTV
- the LOC134087875 gene encoding interleukin-17 receptor B isoform X6, producing MGFRCLHRHWISIWSLITLVWSFSLPNISSSSSVILAGRHKADSAILVSSSSQINVTCGPEVPDEAYDEYDSHPSILHDLRVAIISTDEGPMLNISWAVKVDASINTLIGLQLDVSAEETFYCQYNPSFKSVSIRDADVLWFSYTVQAEPDDHYVIVAHNSPEPPIGSETLITRQASISTPGCDNIIMMSHPTCSRFKGTTRQPKPSESIFLDSTDSAIVVSSSSQINVTCGSEGCDNIIMMSHPTCRRFKGTTRQPSDVVTLTEPPEESGASWIVSLVMLAMLLAFAIGVGLYVAHSGSLSKVTPEVVPVSVLMVYPAVDGVFQRAVLALADFLQSGGACSVAIDVWQRGRLAELGTLRWLHTVAESANRVLVVLPGHATHLDESMGKLLTPSQVEHTVPASAYELYPLALKMLSQSKLWVVRLGKTAARSSVPVELRGCRSFALLEDLQKLLHGLCAGRTPVGAPWLRSWWGGGRRWQDSDTALDKLKEVVQQLEQWAQSKSCKGEALQIVTV